ccgctcctcaggagaagatggagagatcatggagcgctcctcaggagaagatggagagatcatggagcgcttctcaggagaagatggagagatcatggagcgcttctcaggagaagatggagagatcatggagcgctcctcaggagaagatggagagatcatggagcgctcctcaggagaagacctccttacccctaatgtccatccagatctatcatataataatcCCCCTGATCATGGGGAACTTTCTCCTGACCAACCACACATTGTTATCATAGAAACAGATCAGAATGGCGGGACAGGTTTTCACTGTGATGAATGTGGGAAATATTTCAGAAATATTTTAGGTCtctttaaacacaaaaaaagtcatgaaagaataaagccaTATCcgtgtttagaatgtgggaaatgttttacagataAATCAACTCTTGTTAGACATgcgagaattcacacaggagagaagccgtattcatgttcagaatgtgggaaacgttttACAGATAAATCGGCACTCATTACACAcaggagaattcacacaggagaaaatccatattcatgtttagaatgtgggaaatgctgtTTAACGCAATCACATCTTGTTATAcacgagagaagtcacacaggagagaggccaTATTCATGCTCCACTTGTGGGAAAAGTTATAcacagaaatcacatcttgttactcatgagaaaagtcacacaggagagaagccgtatccatgctcagaatgtgggaaatgcttttcATATAAATCGCACCTTGTTACACACGTGAGGCTTCATACAGGAGAGATGCCATTTTCATGttcggaatgtgggaaatgtttttctgaTAAAGCAAATTATGGTAAGCATATGAGAAGCCACACAGGTGTGaaaccgtattcatgttcagaatgtgggaaatgctttatgaaaaaaactaatcttgttaaacatgagaGAAGTCATACAGGGGATTAGCTGTATTTGTGTTCaggatgtgggaaatgttttgcaggaaaaaaaatctgatcttgttagacatgagaagtcatacaggagagaagccaaatTGTAAAATAAACGGGAAGGTCCTGCTCCAAGCCCTTGTCTCGGAAGAAGAGAAAAGTTTGCGGGACTATTCTAAGCCGAATTGGAGCTCCAGTACTCACAATCTATACTTAGCACATTTATACAGTGAGGATGGAAACTGGAGGAAACCCACACACAAGCTCCATATAGATGTTACCCCGCTTGGATGTGAGTCCAGGGCCCCAGCGCTACAACATTCTTTTTCCATGTTGAGCTCTCAATGTTTATTCTTCAGTCATTCAATATATAAAGATAAAGGTTGATGGAATCAATAAGCATTAACACATTAATAAAAAGGGATTAAATTCCCAGAGGCTCCTTGATATAacgttgtaaaaaaaaataaaacaaaaaaaggtaaATTTTATGGAATTCAGTTAATTTCTGCATTGATTATTAGAAAAGAAACAGAAAGTTCTATCTGCAGCCAATGGACTCTCAAccttcaaaaaaacaaaaaatacaaagtGCCATGAAAATGTAGCTCCCAACGTGTTTCTGTTGTTTGTAAATACAGCATCTTCAGGGGGAAAACTGGTTTGTTATAGTGAATACAGATTTTCAATATAGTTGCTAGATAGGTACCGGGAAAGAAGTAATATACTGCACAAATAAATGCACCAATGTGCCGCATATGACAAGTTTCTGTTTAGCACCAGCACATAATAACCATGCAGAATCTAAGAATGAGCAACCAGTTTCTCCCCTGAAGACGTATTTACTAACAGAAACACGTTGGAATCTACAGTGAATTGATTTAAGGTCGTCTGGTGGTGCGTCACACGGACACCCAAATCAGCGTAAGAATTTTGACAACTGTTGTGTATGACCGCAGGTTGTGTGCCAGCGTCAGATTTTCACGTTCTTTGAGTTTTATTCTTTAAGTGTTATTCTTTTTATATGTAAACCAATTAAGTTACGTTTTATACTTCTATTTGATATTTTTGGATTTTGCATTGACCACTAATAAAATGTGGACTGACTGTGTTTGTTTATAAATGTAACAATGTTAATATGACACACAAGCTGTTGGACTCTTCATGTGGAACTCTGGCGgaaaacattttatgatttgtaaattacttctatttaaaaatcttaatccttccaatagttatcagttgctgtatgctccacaggaagttcttttctttttggaatttctcagctgacacctctgtctgtgtcaggaactgtccatagaaggagcaaatccccatagcaaacctctcctgctctgaacagttcctggcatggaccaaggtgtcagcagagagcaatgtggtcagccagaaaagaaattcagaaagaaaagaacttcctctgtagtatacagcagctcataactactggaaggattaataatttccaaatctgtttaactttctggaaccagttgattaacctgttggggatgaaggatgtacctgtacaccctttgcCCGCTCCCTTTCTACAACTCGGGGTCaggccgtgaccctgcatcatagcgggttgggcccggcctctaacaatggccgggacccgtggctaatagcgctcgtctaaagtaaaaaaatattattcccggcagctcaggcgGGCTGATGAGGACCaccgcggtgtcctgatcagctgtacggacacgaggagggtccttcttacctgcctgagatccaggcaggagcagtaaagcggtgataacactgatcaatgctatgctatggcatagattGATccgtatgagagatcagtgtaatgcatgttatagcccctagagggagCTGCATAAAAATAgtaaatcatttaacccctctcctaataaaagtttgaatcccaaccattttccaataaaaaaaaactgtgtaaataaaaataaacataaaaaatatatcattaattaaaccgctcggtcaatggtgtacgcacaaaaaaatcccaaaatagcagatttttggtcactttttataccataaaattttttataaaaagcgatcaaaatgtcagatcaaaaaaatggtaccaataaaaacttcagatcacggtgcaaaaaatgatccctcataccgccccatacgcagaaaaataaaaaaaagttataggggacgatttttaaacatttaattttcctgcatgtagttatgattttttctagaagtgcgacaatatcaaacctatataagtcggggatcattttaattgtatggacctacagaataaagagaagggggcatttttaccaaaaaatatactgcataaaaaacagaagccccaaaaagatacaaaaaggcgttttttttttttcaattttgtcgcacaatgatttcttggtaaattgactgatgtctttacaaagtagaattggtggcgcaaaaaataagcctcatctggatttttaggtggaaaataggGTTATGGGAaagggaaaaaacgaaagtgcaaaaatggaaaaatcctcCATCCCCAAAGGTCtaagaattttattttttccaccggagtcccccttttAAGTACATTGAGTAAATACCCACAATACAGGGAGAAAATGGTAAGTgaacatatacattttataacGTGATCCCTTTTAGAAGGGTGCGCCCCCCCGATGTATGACAGAATGTTTTATTGCACCTGTGCTATGTACTGTACGGGCATTTTTTAGGGGCCTAAGGTCATAGATACATCAGCAAAGCTGCTTCCTGGGTGGGGCTTAATGGGGGAGAAGGGGGCCTGAAAAAGTCTTGCATACATATGCTGAAAAGGGTGATAAAATACAAGTATAATACAAAGTATCTAGATAGATTGGGGATGGATGAGGGATCGGTGTGGAAGGTATTTTGCATATAATGTACTATATATAACATTACTATCCACGTGAAAGGGTTAATTACTATGTCATGTAGTATACAATACATTTGTTCAAGGTGCAAAGTGACGCAGACTGCTGCCATAAACACCTAACCCTACATGTGACGGACATAGTTACATcgtatccaaaggatcggggataagatgtctgatcccgagggacccctgcgatctctcctgcagcacccgacaCCCAGAGTGAACTCCGCTTcctgcctgatgactggtgatgcaggggctggaggcttgtgaagtcacgcccccgcccccttgtgatgtcacggcccggccccctcaatacaagactatgggagggggcgtggccgtgacggcaTGAGTCtccagcccctgcatcgccagtcatgagGCACgaagcgaagttcactccatgcaccagatgtcgggtgctgcaggagagatcacgggggttcccagcggcaggacccccgcgatcagacgtctaatcccctatcctaagatgtccaggggcggagtacccctttaagttacaattAAGACTTATGGATtatcatgacagcaccaccatgaCATTGCCCCCTACAgctctaataggaacaggaaactgagAGGTTATAAAGGCCCCTACCCACACTTTAGCCATCTAGAAATAGAGTTCTTGGATGTTTTTTTGCCCTCTTTGggtcattaaaggggcactccggcaagaaacatcttatcccctatccaaaggatatatccactggggacccccggcatcagacaacttatcccctatcctttgtataggggacaagatgtttttcgccggagtacccctttaaaattgaagaaaagattAGAGTGTATTCTCCAAGGTTTAGTAATTTCAAGGTAACGAACAACAGACCTTTTGGGGTCGCAGGACGCCCGTTGgaaatccgggggggggggggggtttaaagttcggttcccccgctctgccaccCATAGCAGAGCGGGGAACTGTGCTGGGAGCGGCGGCGATCCTTGCAACTGAGGAAGCCAGGTGGGTTGTTGCCtagtggtctctaatctgtagccctccagatgttgcagaactacaactcccagcatgtactgatcgccgaagggcatgctgggagttgtagttatgcaacagctggaggcacacaactacaactcccagcatgccgagacagccgtttgctgtctggacatgctgggagttgtagttttgaaagatatagagggccacggtttagaaaccacctcacagtgatctccaaactgtacccctctaaatcttgcataactacaactcccagcatgcccttcggtgatcagtacatgctgggagttgtatcactcaaggttttccaaccagtgtgcctccagctgttgcaaaaatacaactcccagcatgcacagtctgtcagtgcatgctgggagttgtattcttgcaacagctggaggtccccccccccccccccccatgtacagggtaaatttacacagggggtttacagtgagtttctgagtttcctgcttcaggtttgagctgcggcaaattttctgccgcagctcagactcctagcgggaaactcaccgtaaacccccccgccactgcaaatgtatcctaaaaacacttcactacactacacaacactaaagctaaataaagggtaaaacactacatatacatcccttacactgccccccccccccccaaataaaaatgaaaacatatcatacactagtgtttccaaaacgaagcctccagctgttgcaaaacaacaactcccagcatttccggacagccactgactgtccaggcatgctggcagtttagcaactttcttctatacatgttaaggtcctttaacctttcctggtaagttttatcctgcaatccatgtactagtttagtatcttctctgaactctctctagagaatctatatccttctggagatacggcctccagtactgagcACAATACTcgaagtgaggcctcaccagtgttctgtacagtggcatgagcaccttcctctactgcttatacctctccctatacatccatgagcacttctctctgctgcttatacctcttcctatacacccatgagcacttctctctttctactgcttatacctctccctatacatctatgaggacttctctctttctactgcttatacctctccctaaacATCCAtgggcacttctctctttctactgcttatacctctccctatacattatgagcacttctctctactgcttatatctctccctatacacccatgagcacttctctctgctgcttatacctctccctatacagccatgagcacttctctctgctgcttatatctctccctatacacccatgagcacttctctctgctgcttatacctctccctatacacccatgagcatttcTCTCTgcttcttatacctctccctatacacccatgagcacttctctctactgcttatacctctccctatacacccatgagcacttctctctactgcttatacctctccctatacattcatgagcacttctctttctactgcttatgcctctccctatacacccatgagcacttccctctttctactgcttatacctctccctatacacccatgagcacttctctctttctactgcttatacctctccctatacacccatgagtacttctctttttctactgcttatacctctccctatacacccatgaacacttctctctttctactgcttatacctctccctatacacccatgagcacttttctctttctactgcttatacctctccctttccacccatgagcacttctctttttctactgcttatacctctccctatacacccatgagcacttctctttttctactgcttatacctctccctatacacccatgagcacttctctctttctactgcttatacctctccctatacacccatgagcacttctctttactgcttatacctctccctatacatccatgagcacttctgtctactgcttatacctatccctatacatccatgagcacttctctttctactgcttatacctctccctatacatccatgagcacttctctctttctactgcttatacctctccctatacacccatgagcgcttccttctttctactgcttatacctctccctatacattatgagcacttctctctactgcttatatctctccctatacacccatgagcacttctctctgctgcttatacctctccctatacacccatgagcacttctctctgctgcttatacctctccctatacacccatgagcacttctctctgctgcttatacctctccctatacacccatgagcacttctctctactgcttatacctctccctatgcacccatgagcacttctctttttctactgcttatacctctccctatacacccatgaacacttctctctttctactgcttatacctctccctatacacccatgagcacttttctctttctactgcttatacctctccctttccacccatgagcacttctctttttctactgcttatacctctccctatacacccgtgAGCACTTGTctttttctactgcttatacctctccctatacacccatgagcacttctctctttctactgcttatacctctccctatacacccatgagcacttctctttactgcttatacctctccctatacatccatgagcacttctctctactgcttatacctacctctatacatccatgagcacttctctttctactgcttatacctcttctgctagcgtttcctgctgctctattacattgtcttcctacctttaagtcttctgaaataattcctcctaaatccctcttttcagatactgaggtcagaactgtgtcacatgatctatatactgaggtcaggactgtgtcacatgatctatatactgaggtcaggactgtgtcacatgttctatatactgaggtcaggactgtgtcacatgttctatatactgaggtcaggaccgtgtcacatgttctatatactgaggtcaggactgtgtcacatgatctatatactgaggtcaggactgtgtcacatgttctatatactgaggtcaggactgtgtcacatgttctatatactgaggtcaggactgtgtcacatgttctatattctgcccgagggtttttacgccccaggtgcattattttgcacGTATTCacattaaagggtcactctcattaaaattaatttttgctagtgcactccttatggtaaataaaaaagatttctaatatactttggttaaaaaaatgaagttttctgttttatttgtgcttaaaaaagctccagagcacattccccccccccccccccccccccccatctcatacacagacttaggaccgaagtccaaacacagaaagtgcagcctggagtgctgagggggggggtgtccaacctcatccaatcatagctcctctcacacttaactgccatatgctgttggttggacaccccccccccccctcagcactccaggctgcactttctgtgtttggacctcggtcctaagtctgtgtataagatgaggGATAATGAGCTctggagcttttttaagcacaaataaaacatagaaaacttcattttttttaccaaagtatattagaaatattatttatttaccataaggaatgcaatagtaaaaatttgttttaatgaccgtgcccatttaaatgtcagtttccagagttctgaccattcttctagttttcctaaatccttttccatttggcggatcctccaggaacatcaaccctgttacatatctttatgtcatcagcaaaaagaccaaaaccatcgagaccttctgtaatatcactaatgaagatattaaaggggtactccacccctagacatcttatcccctatccaaaggataggggataagatttctgatcgtggggggtcccgccgcatgGGGCCCCCACAatgtagcatgcagcacccacctgttactgctgcggaagcgctggagggtctggctcccgaccacggaaacggaagatcatgacgtcatgactccgcccctgtgtgatgtcacgcccacaccccctcaatgcaagtctatcagagggggcgtgacggctgtcacgccccctcccatagacttatattgagggggcggggcgtgacgtcacacgggggcggagtcgtgacatcacgatcttctgttcccgtactcgggagcacttgcactacaaattttgggggctttttctccttttaccccttatgaaaaggtaaagttggggtctacaccagcatgttagtgtaaaaattttactctaacatgctggtgttgccccatatttttcattttcacaagaggtaaaaggaaaaaaaagacccccaaaatttgtaacacaatttctcctgagtacggaaataccccatatgtgggcgtaaaatgctctgcgggcgcacaacaaggctcaggagtgaggccacgtgtgtttacaaagcccccgtggtgccataacagtggaccccccacgtgaccccattttggaaactacacccctcacataatgtaataaggggtacagtgagcatttacaccccaaaggtgtctcacagatttttggaacagtggtccgtgaaaatgaaaaatgtaatttatcatttgcacagcccactgttccaaagattttagcccggattttttttaaatcaaccggtgtcagaacgttaaacagatttgtaaattacttctatttagaaatcttaatccttccagtacttatcagctgctgtatgctccacaggaagttctttccttttttggatttcttttctgtcttaccacagtgctctctgctgacacctcagtccatgtcaggaactgtccagagcaggagaggtttgctatggggatttgctcctgctctggacagttcctgacatggacagaggtgacagcagagagcactgtggtcagactggaaaggactacacaacttgtcGGTTTTAGGGTGTCCTGCTTTGTATTGCATTTGCTCAGTTATTCTGTTCTGCCTCTGTTTTGTGTATCTTAGtccgtgttcacactgtgcatgAGTCCTGTTCATGACTTTGTTGTTATCCTAGATCTCCTAGGATCGAATCCTGTCCTGAGCTTTGtgctatctgtctatctaggagtatGTTTGTATCTGTACCGGGTTTAGATgtattttgggtttctctttcggctccattgggggacacagaccgtggatgtatgctgctgtctctaggaggtgtgacactatggtaataaaaaaggtcggctcctcccagcaggatatacccgcctccaggccctgagctaatcagttttagcttagtgtcttgcaggaggtggacatggtctggaattctccagaccaggtcttctgattttttgttttcctagtatagggacgtgttagctttttattcctttttctttcttgttttcaggtggggactcagggactccggttccctgtttccccattgcgagtaagggggcacagacattgcgtatatgcgctgttcaccccccccccccccgacaatgGTCAGCGCCTgagttggtacctcatgggtccgggtccccctattcccctgctcgcctcgctcgcgcatagcagctaggAGTGATGCAGGcgacaaaaagctgactgaagacttcactgaagactccattaggtaagttcttctgactgaggtaagtacatttcccttttttcccttaggtgtggacttgcaacctctggagaccctcagtttttttggcccaccttttcagGTTTATGGGGCTGGCTGGCTTATACTGGGGctggacttttattctggggCGATCAGTAGCAGtgcttcactgtgtgtgtgtgtgtggtgtttaCTGTGCGGCTATGACCGCAGCGCCTTATatgtggctgacagccgcggcgctcgtTCTGGCCGGGCGCtctgagcgccggcttactttagtCTTCTCCGGCAGCCGCTGCCGGCGCTTGGGCCGCCCACTCACttccccccgagcgcatatgcagctgacatgtgcgctcgagacaaggagcgggcgccattgcaGCTTCTTCTCGCTCttctcatagctccgccccctgggCTGTCGGAGCTCCCTAGAGGCACAAAGCGGCCTCCAATCAGCACCGGGGGCGCGAATTTCAGTGGGGGCCAATCAGATTGTGCCTCTgcctcaggcacgcccctctctggctattggctggcctATTTTATACTCTAGCTGCACGGAGctgagttctcctcactgcagctgccaggggacacagtctggagtgagaaagttcctgtctttttctcattatgtcagtacctagagctgttcctccctctaaacagataaCCGGAATGTCGGTGTCTTgttttgtctgtaagcactgtaataccaagatgcctggcttTACTGAGACCACTTGCTCTGCCTACTccgctgctcccccagaccccctggtacccccggaTGCCCTTTTGGttccggtggattcagccgcccctccagcctgggtttcttctctGGCCCAGTATATGa
This Hyla sarda isolate aHylSar1 chromosome 1 unlocalized genomic scaffold, aHylSar1.hap1 SUPER_1_unloc_12, whole genome shotgun sequence DNA region includes the following protein-coding sequences:
- the LOC130297960 gene encoding oocyte zinc finger protein XlCOF7.1-like; translated protein: MDKDRNETTKRILHFTLEILHLLTGEDYTIVKKTWGECVAPRSHLQESGGQSRARGPIMEPPPHSLIHEEKILELIHRITELLTGEVLIRCQDVAVYFSMEEWEYVEGHKDLYQDIVMMEDHRPLTSHDGVIDRNPPERCPCPLYSQDCPEGNVPEKHQGGDLTNNKVEDEEERMSGHHPCMREVKEEIPGGVTPGNFNNIKENVISVSDKGEDGEIMDRSSGEDGEIMERSSGEDGEIMERFSGEDGEIMERFSGEDGEIMERSSGEDGEIMERSSGEDLLTPNVHPDLSYNNPPDHGELSPDQPHIVIIETDQNGGTGFHCDECGKYFRNILGLFKHKKSHERIKPYPCLECGKCFTDKSTLVRHARIHTGEKPYSCSECGKRFTDKSALITHRRIHTGENPYSCLECGKCCLTQSHLVIHERSHTGERPYSCSTCGKSYTQKSHLVTHEKSHTGEKPYPCSECGKCFSYKSHLVTHVRLHTGEMPFSCSECGKCFSDKANYGKHMRSHTGVKPYSCSECGKCFMKKTNLVKHERSHTGD